Proteins encoded within one genomic window of Bacteroidales bacterium:
- a CDS encoding FGGY family carbohydrate kinase — protein sequence MQIHVVREMSSEGEVFKAIAIDMGAGSIRVMLGSLSGESLELDEICRIHHEIQEADGRDTWDMDHIIREIKKGIAKAIEASGEAPQSIGVDSWGADYVLIDAHGELVDTPVAYRDKRTAGMREQWRKHMSDRDTFLRTGINFYLFNTLFQLWSVREQKVLERCSKILFIPAYISYILSGSALNELSISSTSQILQVDGAQWDHEILSRLGLEEEKLGEVIPSGTRLGRVTIAEAGHIQLENVAVCGHDTACVVAALPVENPDFAFISAGTWCIVGIESSRPLLSEEAMELGITNERAYGNGYRPLKNIVGLWLLQGLKKQLSADISFAQMEEMVREDKPVSQLIDPEDAGFYHPPDMKMAFDRFFERSGQPVPENFSDYISCAYDSLCFSFRYYMEQLEMLSQRSIEVLHLVGGGSQSDYLCQRIASICQREVISGPVEGAAMGNLIIQGIAMGKLGDLQEGRDLVKKSCRLKRYRPGAILPRAEQRYNLYLSLKT from the coding sequence TTGCAGATTCATGTAGTCCGGGAAATGAGCTCAGAAGGAGAGGTTTTTAAAGCGATCGCCATCGATATGGGGGCCGGCAGCATCCGGGTGATGCTTGGCTCGCTGAGCGGGGAGAGTCTTGAACTGGATGAAATATGCAGGATCCATCATGAGATTCAGGAAGCGGATGGACGGGACACCTGGGACATGGATCATATCATCCGCGAAATCAAAAAGGGGATAGCCAAAGCCATAGAGGCATCCGGGGAGGCTCCTCAAAGTATCGGTGTCGATTCCTGGGGAGCGGACTATGTTCTGATAGATGCCCATGGAGAACTGGTGGATACCCCTGTGGCCTACAGGGACAAGCGTACGGCAGGAATGCGGGAGCAGTGGAGAAAGCACATGAGTGACCGGGATACCTTTTTACGCACCGGGATTAATTTTTACCTGTTCAACACGCTTTTTCAGCTATGGTCTGTCAGGGAACAAAAGGTGCTGGAGCGGTGCTCAAAAATTCTCTTTATCCCCGCTTATATCTCTTATATTCTATCTGGTTCGGCGCTGAATGAACTGAGCATTTCCTCCACGTCTCAGATCCTGCAGGTAGATGGAGCTCAGTGGGATCATGAAATTCTTTCCAGGCTCGGGTTGGAAGAGGAAAAACTTGGAGAAGTGATTCCTTCCGGGACCAGGCTGGGAAGGGTTACCATAGCGGAAGCGGGTCATATTCAGCTGGAAAATGTGGCCGTATGCGGACATGATACGGCCTGTGTGGTGGCCGCCCTGCCGGTGGAAAATCCTGATTTTGCTTTTATTTCGGCGGGCACCTGGTGCATCGTGGGCATAGAATCGTCCCGGCCCCTGCTCAGTGAGGAGGCCATGGAGCTGGGAATTACCAATGAAAGAGCCTACGGGAACGGCTACCGTCCCCTGAAGAACATTGTGGGCCTCTGGTTGCTGCAGGGATTGAAGAAGCAGCTGTCTGCGGATATCTCTTTTGCACAGATGGAGGAGATGGTCCGGGAAGATAAACCTGTCAGTCAGCTTATAGATCCGGAGGATGCCGGATTCTACCACCCCCCCGATATGAAAATGGCCTTTGACCGTTTTTTTGAAAGATCGGGTCAGCCTGTTCCGGAGAATTTCAGCGATTATATCTCCTGTGCCTATGATAGTCTCTGCTTCTCCTTCAGGTACTACATGGAGCAGCTGGAAATGCTCTCTCAGAGGTCCATCGAGGTCCTGCACCTGGTGGGTGGGGGAAGCCAGTCGGATTATCTCTGCCAGCGCATAGCCTCCATTTGTCAGCGGGAGGTCATATCCGGTCCGGTGGAAGGAGCGGCCATGGGCAATTTGATCATTCAGGGCATTGCCATGGGAAAGCTCGGGGATCTGCAGGAAGGAAGGGATCTGGTTAAAAAATCATGCAGGCTGAAAAGATACCGCCCCGGGGCCATACTGCCCCGGGCAGAGCAACGATACAACTTATATCTGTCACTTAAAACATAA
- a CDS encoding L-fucose isomerase: MGTAPKVGIRPAIDGRQKGIRESLEDQTKNMARSAATLIESKLRHADGSRVECVLADSCIGGVAEAAAAADKFARAGVGVSLTVSPCWCYGSETIDMDPLLPKAIWGYNGTERPGAVYLAAALAGHNQKGLPAFGIYGKDVQDPDDTSIPEDVQEKILTFVQAGLAVATMKGKSYLSMGSVSMGIAGSMVDSRFFEEYLGMRCEYVDMSEFTRRIQEGIYDPEELSVAQQWIRKNCKEGKDYNPPEKQKPAGKKAEEWEFVAKMALIGRDLMVGNPKLKKLGFGEEAMGHNAIAAGFQGQRQWTDHFPNGDFMEAILCSSFDWNGIRQPYMLATENDSLNGVSMLFGHLLTGAAQVFSDVRTYWSPEAVKRVTGFELSAEAGNGFIHLINSGPSALDGSGEQLIEGKPAMKPWYDISEEEARKCLESTTWGPADLGYFWGGGFSSTFNTRGGMPITMSRINIIRGLGPALQIAEGYTIDLPEEVHHTLTERTNPTWPTTWFVPRLTGEGNFRDVYSVMANWGANHGAFSYGHLGSRLMALAAMLRIPVCMHNVPEEQIFRPSAWSAFGMDKEGADYRACEAYGPLYK, encoded by the coding sequence CTGGGAACAGCCCCTAAAGTGGGAATCAGGCCCGCCATCGACGGACGTCAGAAAGGGATCAGGGAGTCCCTGGAGGATCAAACCAAAAATATGGCCCGGAGTGCGGCCACCTTGATTGAATCAAAACTCAGACATGCCGACGGTTCCAGGGTGGAGTGCGTGCTGGCCGACAGCTGTATCGGGGGAGTGGCAGAAGCCGCTGCAGCGGCCGATAAATTTGCCCGGGCCGGTGTGGGAGTGAGCCTGACCGTAAGCCCCTGCTGGTGCTACGGAAGTGAGACCATCGATATGGATCCCCTGCTTCCGAAGGCTATCTGGGGATATAACGGAACGGAGCGTCCGGGAGCTGTCTACCTGGCTGCAGCCCTGGCCGGACATAATCAAAAAGGTCTTCCAGCCTTTGGGATATATGGAAAGGATGTGCAGGATCCGGACGACACAAGCATTCCTGAAGATGTACAAGAGAAGATCCTCACCTTTGTCCAGGCTGGCCTGGCAGTGGCCACCATGAAAGGAAAATCCTATCTCTCCATGGGCAGTGTATCCATGGGAATCGCGGGCTCTATGGTGGATTCCCGCTTCTTTGAAGAGTATCTGGGAATGCGCTGTGAATATGTGGATATGTCGGAGTTTACCCGGAGAATTCAGGAAGGCATCTATGATCCGGAAGAATTGAGTGTGGCACAACAGTGGATCCGGAAGAACTGTAAGGAGGGCAAGGATTACAATCCGCCCGAAAAGCAGAAACCAGCCGGAAAGAAAGCAGAAGAGTGGGAATTTGTGGCCAAAATGGCCCTGATCGGGCGCGACCTGATGGTGGGAAATCCAAAATTAAAGAAGCTGGGCTTTGGAGAGGAGGCCATGGGGCACAATGCCATTGCAGCAGGATTCCAGGGGCAGCGTCAGTGGACCGATCATTTCCCCAACGGGGACTTTATGGAGGCCATTCTTTGTTCTTCCTTTGACTGGAACGGCATTCGTCAGCCCTATATGCTGGCCACCGAGAATGACAGCCTGAACGGGGTTTCCATGCTTTTTGGTCACCTGCTGACCGGCGCCGCCCAGGTATTCAGCGATGTACGTACCTACTGGAGTCCCGAAGCGGTAAAACGGGTTACTGGATTTGAACTGAGCGCCGAGGCCGGGAATGGATTTATCCACCTGATCAATTCGGGGCCCTCGGCCCTGGATGGCTCCGGGGAGCAGCTTATCGAAGGGAAACCTGCCATGAAACCCTGGTATGATATCAGTGAGGAAGAGGCCCGGAAATGTCTGGAAAGCACTACCTGGGGCCCGGCCGATCTGGGCTATTTCTGGGGGGGCGGATTCTCTTCTACCTTTAATACCCGGGGCGGCATGCCCATTACCATGAGCCGGATCAATATCATCAGGGGACTCGGACCTGCCCTTCAGATTGCCGAAGGGTATACCATCGACCTGCCGGAGGAAGTGCATCATACCCTTACCGAAAGAACCAATCCCACCTGGCCAACTACCTGGTTTGTTCCGCGTCTGACAGGGGAGGGGAACTTCAGGGATGTCTATTCGGTCATGGCCAACTGGGGCGCCAACCATGGTGCTTTCTCTTACGGGCACCTCGGTTCCAGGCTGATGGCCCTGGCCGCCATGCTCCGGATCCCGGTCTGTATGCACAATGTGCCCGAAGAGCAAATCTTCAGGCCCAGCGCCTGGTCAGCCTTTGGAATGGATAAGGAGGGGGCCGACTACCGGGCCTGTGAGGCCTATGGCCCCCTTTACAAATAG
- a CDS encoding sulfatase-like hydrolase/transferase, producing MIIIHNYFVAISLTIVAMITLGSCISGNKSENNSGLNDQTAAVLADEMKESLFLYILNPWYPRNIDTVSGGYISAFNHDWSLSEDSQMKALVQQARHLWTTAHVAENYPDSTRYLEYAAHGFSFLQETMWDKESGGFHAYCNRDGTGIPERIHEKRIYGQAFAVYALAQYYRVSQDPDALVLAKKAFQWMEDHAHDPLHGGYYEFLWRNGTPMTGQDSLRVTLGDTPGIGLKDYNSSIHIMEAFTELYRIWPDALVRTRLEEMFLLIRDTFTHPDGYLQLYFYPDWTLVPEEEMEKRSPDNHWYTRHFTYGHDVESAFLLLETAHALGLEEDEKTHRIAKKLVDHSLESGWDREAGGFFDAGRELDGKITIINRNKSWWGLVEGMNALLLMHRLYPDDPADYGQKFLKSWEHIDAWLIDKEHGGWYNAALDTSPESAMQGKSHIWKTTYHNTRGMLSCIHMLRRSEAGTRKASRPEPPNIVFILADDMGHSDPGCYGSEILETPHIDALAAGGLRFTNFYNTGRCWPTRTSLLSGYYSHQVLSDPMPGVDYSDASVLPVNSTWLPAILKRQGYHTYHSGKWHILRKVPVQSQMSHAEVGFDHSYRTEDGRHLRPRHLWEDGKEIPLPEEGSDYEASVAIVDHAIRYLEEHHREHSQEPFFEYIAFIAPHFPLQALQEDIDKYREKYLPGWDKIRKMRTENRKALGFEVHQVNPLEPERFAPWNLTPEELITRIDSAETGRAEAPGISLLPVLQQDIESDRPPIFFHHENKKVLRDGNWKIVTIEDGGEWELYDLSKDRGETNNLAERHPEKLRELVSLWEARRKQIIGEIGATDLL from the coding sequence ATGATTATTATTCACAACTACTTCGTGGCCATCTCCCTGACCATCGTGGCCATGATTACCCTGGGCTCCTGCATATCAGGCAATAAATCCGAAAACAATTCCGGGCTGAACGATCAGACAGCTGCTGTACTGGCCGATGAAATGAAAGAGAGTCTGTTCCTTTATATCCTGAACCCCTGGTATCCAAGAAATATCGACACGGTCTCTGGAGGTTATATTTCTGCTTTCAACCATGACTGGTCCCTGTCGGAGGACTCCCAGATGAAGGCTCTGGTTCAGCAGGCAAGGCATCTCTGGACCACCGCCCATGTTGCGGAAAATTACCCTGACAGCACCAGGTACCTGGAGTATGCCGCTCACGGTTTCTCCTTTCTGCAAGAAACGATGTGGGACAAGGAATCAGGTGGATTTCATGCCTATTGCAATCGGGATGGAACAGGCATCCCTGAACGCATCCATGAGAAACGGATCTATGGCCAGGCTTTTGCTGTTTATGCCCTGGCGCAGTATTACCGTGTAAGCCAGGATCCGGATGCGCTGGTGCTGGCTAAAAAAGCCTTTCAATGGATGGAGGACCATGCCCACGATCCGCTACATGGAGGATACTACGAGTTCCTGTGGCGAAACGGAACACCCATGACCGGGCAGGACTCCCTCCGGGTGACCCTGGGAGATACCCCCGGCATCGGATTAAAGGATTACAACAGTTCCATCCATATCATGGAAGCCTTCACGGAATTATACCGTATCTGGCCCGATGCGCTCGTCAGGACAAGGCTGGAGGAGATGTTCCTGCTCATCAGGGATACCTTTACGCATCCCGATGGCTATCTGCAGTTATACTTCTACCCCGACTGGACCCTGGTACCGGAGGAGGAGATGGAAAAGCGCTCCCCTGACAACCACTGGTACACCCGGCATTTCACTTATGGTCACGATGTTGAAAGCGCTTTCCTTCTTCTGGAAACGGCTCACGCACTGGGACTGGAGGAGGATGAAAAGACACACAGGATCGCAAAGAAGCTGGTGGATCATTCTCTGGAATCGGGCTGGGACCGGGAAGCCGGTGGTTTTTTTGATGCAGGCAGGGAGCTGGATGGAAAAATCACCATCATAAACCGGAACAAATCCTGGTGGGGACTGGTGGAAGGGATGAACGCACTGCTTCTGATGCACCGGCTCTACCCGGATGATCCCGCGGACTACGGTCAGAAGTTCCTGAAATCCTGGGAGCACATCGATGCCTGGCTGATCGATAAAGAACATGGCGGATGGTACAATGCAGCCCTGGATACCTCTCCTGAAAGTGCTATGCAGGGCAAAAGTCATATCTGGAAGACCACCTATCACAATACCCGTGGAATGCTTAGCTGCATTCACATGCTTCGCAGGTCCGAAGCCGGTACCCGGAAAGCTTCCAGGCCGGAACCACCCAACATCGTCTTTATCCTGGCCGATGATATGGGCCATTCCGATCCGGGTTGTTATGGGTCAGAAATACTGGAGACCCCCCATATTGATGCCCTGGCAGCCGGGGGGCTCCGCTTTACCAACTTTTACAACACAGGCAGGTGCTGGCCCACCCGGACCAGCCTGCTCTCCGGATACTACTCCCACCAGGTCCTTTCTGACCCTATGCCGGGAGTGGACTATTCGGATGCCTCCGTGCTGCCGGTAAACAGCACCTGGCTCCCTGCTATCCTGAAAAGACAAGGATACCACACCTACCACTCGGGCAAATGGCACATCCTGAGAAAAGTCCCCGTGCAAAGCCAGATGAGCCATGCAGAGGTGGGATTTGACCACTCCTACCGGACCGAGGATGGCAGGCACCTGCGTCCCCGCCACCTTTGGGAGGATGGAAAAGAGATCCCTCTCCCGGAGGAGGGCTCGGACTATGAGGCATCCGTGGCTATTGTGGATCATGCCATCCGGTACCTGGAAGAACACCATCGGGAACACAGCCAGGAACCATTTTTCGAGTATATTGCCTTTATCGCCCCCCACTTTCCCCTGCAGGCCCTTCAGGAAGATATCGACAAGTACCGGGAGAAGTATCTTCCGGGATGGGATAAGATCCGGAAAATGAGGACCGAAAACAGAAAAGCGCTTGGATTTGAGGTACATCAGGTGAATCCCCTGGAGCCGGAGCGCTTTGCCCCCTGGAACCTCACTCCGGAAGAGCTGATTACCCGGATCGATTCCGCGGAGACAGGCAGGGCCGAAGCACCCGGTATCAGTCTGCTGCCTGTTCTCCAACAGGATATCGAGTCCGACAGGCCTCCCATCTTTTTCCACCACGAAAATAAAAAAGTGCTCAGGGACGGAAACTGGAAGATCGTTACCATCGAGGATGGTGGCGAATGGGAGCTTTATGATTTATCAAAGGACCGCGGTGAGACCAACAACCTGGCAGAGCGTCATCCGGAGAAACTCCGCGAGCTGGTTTCCCTGTGGGAAGCCCGGCGAAAACAAATCATCGGAGAGATAGGCGCCACAGACCTTTTATAG
- a CDS encoding glycoside hydrolase family 140 protein: protein MMKTLWITLLLLIIVDNTLIAQENVYDGPAARMENGRLQVSKNGRFLEHANGKAFFYLGETAWELFHRLSCQEAEIFLENRREKGFTVIQAVILAEENGLIAPSVNGEVPLLDMDPSRPNEDYFRFVDSIVEMAAAKGLYMGLLPTWGDKVDKQWGQGPVIFNQENAFLYGAFLGERYRDHPNIIWIIGGDRPCKGNEPVWEALARGIRSTDGNHLMTFHPMGSRSSSECFHQAEWLDFNMHQSGHSDRYIPNYRKIHADYALDPPKPCMDAEPIYESHPFGWNPKNGTAGEDEVRRAAYWALFSGAHGHTYGNHCIWQFYSAKVKAVNYPPMPWYEAMDLPGAWDMLHVRQLMESRPMLERYPDQSVISGNAGGTVNHIAATQGDGYAFVYLPSNFGVVIEFSRIKGDAFKTWWYNPRTGESTFIREVQGEPRERFTVPLAGVDWVLVIDDASKNFPEPGTL from the coding sequence ATGATGAAAACTCTCTGGATTACCCTGCTTCTGTTAATAATTGTTGATAATACACTTATAGCCCAGGAAAATGTGTATGACGGACCCGCTGCCAGGATGGAAAATGGCAGACTACAAGTCAGTAAAAACGGGCGCTTTCTGGAGCATGCCAATGGCAAGGCTTTCTTCTACCTCGGGGAAACTGCCTGGGAACTGTTTCACCGGCTCTCCTGTCAGGAGGCAGAAATCTTCCTGGAAAATCGCAGGGAGAAGGGTTTTACCGTGATCCAGGCCGTCATCCTGGCTGAAGAAAACGGCCTGATAGCACCCTCCGTGAACGGCGAGGTCCCCTTGCTCGATATGGATCCGTCCCGGCCCAATGAGGACTATTTCCGCTTTGTGGATTCCATTGTGGAAATGGCCGCAGCAAAAGGTCTGTACATGGGCCTGCTTCCCACCTGGGGAGATAAGGTCGACAAACAGTGGGGACAGGGTCCGGTCATCTTTAACCAGGAGAATGCTTTTCTGTACGGGGCCTTTCTGGGAGAACGATACAGGGACCATCCCAATATTATCTGGATCATTGGCGGAGACCGCCCGTGTAAAGGCAATGAACCGGTCTGGGAGGCACTGGCCAGGGGGATCCGTTCGACCGATGGAAATCACCTGATGACCTTTCATCCCATGGGCTCCAGGTCTTCCTCGGAGTGTTTTCACCAGGCTGAATGGCTCGATTTCAATATGCACCAATCGGGACACAGCGACCGCTACATTCCCAATTACCGGAAGATCCATGCCGATTATGCCCTGGATCCGCCCAAACCTTGCATGGATGCCGAACCCATCTATGAATCGCACCCCTTTGGATGGAATCCGAAAAACGGGACTGCCGGAGAAGATGAGGTACGCCGGGCTGCCTACTGGGCCCTCTTTTCCGGTGCACACGGACATACCTACGGGAACCACTGTATCTGGCAGTTCTACTCCGCTAAAGTGAAAGCGGTCAACTACCCTCCCATGCCCTGGTACGAAGCCATGGATCTTCCAGGCGCATGGGATATGCTGCATGTAAGACAACTGATGGAATCCAGGCCCATGCTGGAACGCTATCCGGATCAGTCTGTTATTTCCGGAAATGCCGGCGGAACCGTGAATCATATTGCCGCAACACAGGGGGATGGCTATGCCTTTGTTTATCTTCCGTCCAACTTCGGGGTTGTCATAGAATTCTCGAGAATCAAAGGGGATGCCTTCAAGACCTGGTGGTACAATCCCCGTACAGGCGAAAGCACGTTTATCCGGGAGGTGCAGGGTGAACCCAGAGAACGATTTACGGTTCCGCTTGCGGGGGTCGACTGGGTGCTGGTGATCGATGATGCCTCCAAAAACTTCCCCGAACCCGGGACACTCTGA
- a CDS encoding alpha-L-fucosidase — translation MQYLSTRLFLLTLISGVLSCSVWAQEGYVPSQENLDNREWFQDAKYGLFVHWGVYSIMGGGGDPGIAEWIMERKNIPIVQYEKLPGFFNPTQFDPAQWVSMVKKAGMKYITITSKHHDGFAMYDSRVSDYNIVDATPYGRDVIGMLKEECDKQGIKLFFYHSQLDWHHPDYFPHGRTGTGIADRSQSGDFNAYINYMNTQLTELLTQYGEIGGIWFDGMWDKPEADWRLVETYALIHKLQPGALIGSNHHKMPFPGEDFMMFERDLPGENSMGFNNTGISEEVPLEMCETMNGSWGFNIIDQNYKSVEELIHTMVRAAGYGANFLLNTGPMPNGKIQPENVDTLMAVGKWLESYGETIYGTRKGPVKPQEWGAITTKDNVLYLHILDYRGRAIELSGIDPGRIRSAVYFDDGSRADVKRTEDGITLTLPKGRVKPVDTIIVLTLR, via the coding sequence ATGCAATATTTATCAACCCGACTGTTTTTACTGACTCTGATTTCAGGTGTTCTTAGCTGCTCCGTGTGGGCCCAGGAGGGCTATGTGCCCAGCCAGGAGAATCTGGATAACCGGGAGTGGTTTCAGGATGCCAAATACGGCCTCTTTGTGCATTGGGGGGTTTACTCCATAATGGGTGGCGGTGGCGACCCGGGTATCGCGGAATGGATCATGGAACGAAAGAATATTCCCATTGTGCAATATGAAAAACTGCCCGGTTTTTTTAATCCCACTCAGTTTGATCCGGCCCAGTGGGTTTCCATGGTCAAAAAAGCCGGCATGAAGTACATTACCATTACCAGCAAGCACCATGACGGCTTTGCCATGTACGATTCCAGGGTGAGCGATTATAATATCGTGGATGCCACCCCCTATGGCAGGGATGTGATCGGGATGCTGAAGGAAGAGTGTGATAAGCAGGGAATCAAACTCTTTTTCTACCACTCGCAGCTGGACTGGCACCATCCGGATTACTTTCCGCACGGGCGGACAGGCACGGGGATCGCAGACCGGTCCCAATCGGGCGATTTTAATGCCTACATCAATTACATGAATACCCAGCTTACTGAGTTGCTGACCCAGTACGGGGAGATCGGCGGGATCTGGTTCGATGGTATGTGGGACAAGCCTGAAGCCGACTGGCGACTGGTTGAAACTTATGCACTTATACATAAGCTTCAGCCCGGGGCACTGATTGGCAGCAACCACCATAAGATGCCCTTCCCGGGTGAGGATTTCATGATGTTTGAGCGTGACCTGCCGGGGGAGAACTCCATGGGATTCAACAATACAGGGATCTCTGAGGAGGTGCCCCTGGAGATGTGCGAGACCATGAATGGCTCCTGGGGATTCAATATCATCGATCAGAACTATAAATCGGTCGAAGAGCTGATCCATACCATGGTTCGTGCCGCCGGATACGGGGCCAATTTCCTGCTGAATACGGGACCCATGCCCAATGGAAAGATCCAGCCCGAAAACGTGGATACCCTGATGGCTGTCGGGAAATGGCTGGAGAGCTATGGCGAAACCATATACGGGACCAGGAAAGGCCCGGTGAAGCCTCAGGAGTGGGGCGCCATCACTACAAAGGACAATGTACTCTACCTCCATATTCTGGATTACAGAGGGCGGGCCATTGAGCTAAGTGGGATTGACCCAGGTCGTATCAGGTCTGCCGTATACTTCGACGATGGTTCCAGAGCTGATGTAAAGAGAACCGAAGACGGAATCACTCTTACTCTTCCCAAAGGGAGGGTAAAACCTGTAGATACAATTATAGTACTGACCCTGAGGTAA